TCATAGTTGGAtgcatttacattttttttaaaaatagaagataaataaattaaattattggtgagtttctaaaaatattagactcaataaaaatttaatcggATTCAActtgatttttaaataaaatcaagaatatattttttttttgggtaaactgtaatttagtccctctgatttagtgaaatataacctttcgtccctctgttttaaaaaacctttaatttagtcactgtgatttttaaaaactatgtcattggtccctcccgttagatttttagttaaatcaccgttaattttagggtaaactgtaatttagtccctctggtttagtgaaatgtaacctttcgtccctctgttttaaaaaacctttaatttagtcactgtgatttttaaaaactatgtcatTGGTCCCTCCCATTAGATTTTCatttaaatcaccgttaattttaattaaaagactaaaatacccataacAGCTTCTTCTACTCCTAACCTCACCTGCTTCCTCCCAAATGGCCACTTCGGCATTCATGTCCACCACCAAGCGAACTCCCATTGCGAAATCCTCTACTTCGTCCACTAATGACTCATCTTCTTCCAATCGGAGCTCCTCGGCTCACCGCCGGTCTCGGAGCCTCAGCCATTTCTCCTGGCCTTTGCCTCCATCAGGGGATGAATAAGTGTGAAATTTTGAGCAGAAACAGAGAATTTGGCAGTGCTGAGATTGTAGTTTTTAAACATAAATGGAAAGAAATAAAGGCGAATCCAATGTCTTCCAGGTTTATTTACTGAAAAAGAGTAATAAGAAGTCTCATTGAATATTCTTGCAGTTTGGAAAAGAGAAGGGTCATAGGCTGATGAGTTGGGACTTGAACTAGCATTTGCAAAAGTGATGTGTGGGGTTGAAAGCAGATTGGAAAAAAATTGATCAGCTACAAATACACGGTCCCCCAGTGATTTATTGGTGGAGGATCCACAATCTATCAAGTAGTCGTCTACAGTATTATATCCTAAGGAAACACATATCAAACACATTATGGATGAAACCCAGATGAACAACACTGAGCCCCAATTATTCACCATGACCAGAAGAACAAAGAGAGAAGAATGGTTAAATTTTAAGAATCGAAACCcagattacaaaataaaaattcagaagCTGTGAAACCCAGATTAGCTCAaagctgagagtttgacaggaGACAAACGTAAATGGCCAGCTAGAACTACAGAGGAATCAAAAGAAAGCTAACTAGCAGAAAATAATGCCCAATTGTAAAAGAACTCTGCAAACTTTTTGACAAATCTGAGAAGGAATATTTACAAGCACAGAAGGCAATGAAAACAGAAGTATACACAATCCTCACTACCACTTCAAAATATCAACAACCCGgcagagaaattcaagaaatGCAAGGAATAAATACGAGGGTCAGCTAAAAAATCACAGGAaatcggaaaagagaagaagaagaagaacaagaagaagaagaaggaggagatcgggaaggagaagaagatgaagaagaggaagaggaaggagagagaatgggtattttagtctttttaactaaaattaacggtgatttaactgaaaatctaacggcaGGGACTAAtggcataatttttaaaaatcacaatgactaaattaaaggttttttaaaacagagggacgaaaggttacatttcactaaatcagagggactaaattacagtttactctttttttttataaatttcacgGTATTCGACTTATCACAGCTCGTAAACTTGGttcatttttaaattcataaacAGGAAGCGAATAAACTTGTGAACAGTTTTTTTAAGCAGattgaaattaatattataagagaattaaattcaaattttatatatatttttatgagttaccCTTAAGATTTTTAAAGTTCAGGTGTATATAGTTTAAGTGTACCCTtaaattttatacatatttaaattatttataagtttgcgaattaatttatatataaatatatagttatttaattaaaattatttagttttaaacttattaattttaaattaaaactcaatgagttaaatttgagcttattaatattaatttaataaaattttaataaatcaaatttaactCTTCAAAATTCGATGTGGTTGATTCACCCCTTACTTAAAAATAGCTATTTTATTCactaatttaatgaaattagttattaattaatttttttactcttaaaaatatattaattagtttctattttttaaatagttaattattCAATCTCCACATgaaattgaataattattttaaaattaagtactaagtaaatttgaaatcaaaattactaactatattttaaaaattgtaaGAATTGAATGCTTACAAAAACATATTTTAAGTAGTTTTTGCATTACAAACATCTATATTATATttatgaattataaaaatatacattTGATCATTAATAATAGTTAAATGTCTACCGAAACATCTTATTTGATGAGATGGTATCATTATAAAGGAGTTGATGATAATGGGTCCGATTCAATGGCTTGAAAATCATTTAATGAGCTTCATGAATCATTTGCCTTGGACTCTCGAAATCTTAGACTTGGTCTTGCTAGTAATGGTTTTCAATCATTTACAAATTCCAAGATGCCATATAGTAGCCGGTGATTCTCATTCCATATAATTTTTCACCTTGATGTGCATAAAgcaatcaaattttattttgtcgATGCTTATTCCTGAAGGTTCTGGTGATGCAATTGATGTCTATCTACAACCTTTAATTGAAGAATTAAAAGAGTTGAGAAAAGTTGGAGTTGAGACATTTAATGCATCAACAAGACAATTTTTCTTCACATGCTGCCTTGTTATGGTTTTATCTAGATGAAGTACAAAGGGAAAATTGACTTGTCCTTGTGTAACAAAGAAACTGTGTGTAAAAAATTGCATAGTATGAAAAATTGGCTTTTAAATTTCATGTACTTGCAAATTTAGGTGGTGCCAAAAAACTTTAAGAaggtaagagaaaaaaaatatagtcAAAGATATGGCAAGTTTGAAAAGGGGAGATAAGCTCAAAGTCACTTTTTATAATAATCGCACTGTTGGGAAGAATTAGAAGTCTTTTTCTAGGCATCTAGGGAAAATAATACGCAATCGTCAAATTTGTCCTATTCGAGTGAGTTCATGGGTACagattaataatgataaaaagacCATATGTGGGAAGCAaggtaataattattatttcatttatatatttctttttctattttcattaaataaacTTACTTATTTATGAAATACTTTGCAATTTTTATAGGAAGCATTTGAAGGTGAAGATTTAGAAAGCCACAAGATTATGTTCTTAAACATATGCAAGAGTTGTGGAATAAGTAAAGGGAAGATTGCATTTCACGTATGTAAAGAAAAAACCTATGCAAGAAACTTTGAAGAAAGTTCCTGTTGATAGAGATAAAGAAGACTGGAATGGttgataaaaaatcattttagtaCTAAAAAGTTCAAAGTAAATACAAATTCAAATTTTACGTAATGGGAGAgctatgattttatttatttatttaatttgtatatttaGAAATTAAGTGGTCGAAACTCTAAGAACAGAGTCACTTTAACAATGCATTCTCATAGTTGCAGTAAACTTATATTTACAAATTAGAAAGACAGAAAAAGAGAACATTATTAATGAGTCTCTATTGGGATAAacaatatattttatgaattgataagaaatatatataaaaatatttatgtatatatCAATTCTTTGTATAAGGAGACAAAGATGGTAATTTGCCAGATTTAGCAACTATATTTTTTGAGATTCACAAGAAGAATGACAAGCTTATTGAACTTGAAATCATTGAAAAATATGTAAgtcattaattaattgatataatatttttccatttagcaaatttatctttttatttgattatCCTATATTGTAGGATGAAATACAAGAAGCAATGTAAATGGAGTATGGTTGGTTACGGTGATGGAGTAAAGGGTACGCATCTAAAGGAAACATTTTGTAAGAAAGCTCAACTTAATTAAGGCTCAACTACGTGAAAgtcaataaaaaaacaaaaagatgaaaaatcgATTAAATTCATTAGAAAGTGAAGTTTAGATGCTTAAAGAGATGATTTTATCTCAAAACAATGCTCCACTCTCAACTTCCTCACTTCCAATTAGATCACCATTAGCTTGATTACAAATCTTTGAAAAggtcatttattatttttctaaaatattaaatattgtaaaattatttatctttgCCTTTTCTTGATGGGAAAGTGTTTTTCAACTATTAATTGTTGCGTGGAAAGAATATTATTAAGGTGAAGATAACTATGATCTTGCTAAATATTAAtgtgtattattttttaattattttttaaatttttttgcagcccttttttaattaagtataaccttttgaaatataaataattgacAATAGTgacttttatgatttttttaagataaatatttaatttcatgcatgtaactatttaaaattataatcatataactaaataattgtctataattttaatgcatgttttatctttttttagttatattttattattgttaataaataattagtatgtatatatcaaataaaattattagtctTGGTAAATTTATGCTATTATTTTTACTAGTAATCGCTTATTAGTATGGTTATTCAATTTCTTAAATCATAAAATAACTATAGAAAAAATAACCAATTCTACTAAATTTAATAGCAACAAAAGCctacatatataaatttaaaatattataattaaacttCCATGATAAGTTCTTATAAGTAAATGTTATGGTAAAAAGAACATTTTGAGATGAACgacaagaattttatttttcactaatatttacaaaatatattcttaatatttaaagtcataacatttttttttcaaaatttatgtatttatattatattataaacaattttttaaaaatcaaaatattaggCCTTCATTTGGAGAAAAGTCTAGTTTTTAGATAGAATTAAGCTGACCTTAAGCTGAACCAATCATTCAATTAgtgaaatattaatatttttcacatGCTTTAATCAAATGGTTAGTCTGGTTTCCAAGAAACAGCCTCAGAACCCATTCTAAACTCAAACTCTATGGCTATATAAACGCCTCCATCTCAACAACAATAAGGGCAGAAATCTTTTGAATTTTAAGCAATCTTTCAAAGCTCCAAACGTTGAACCAAATCAACAATGAGAAGCAAAGCAATCAAGGTGAGCAAACTCATGCAAATTACACGAGCACCCATTAGAGTTCTGTGCAAGGCAAGAGATTTGTACGTGAAGAGCATGTTGAACTTTGCTGGTAGCGGTAGAGTTGGCTATGGAAGCATAGGTGGTGGGACTGCTCAATTGCCTAAGAGTTTTAGTGTGAATTCTTCAAGGGCAGTAGTGGACGACAAGGAGTTCAAGAAACTTCTACGGTTGGTATCAACCAAGGGAATAAGCGATGTGGAGACGCATCTCCGGTGCAGTGGCGGTGATCGGAGACCATATGGCATAGAGAGTAGTGGGATGAGAAGGAGTTACAGCGTTGGAGTGGGAAAGATAGGGAGGATTGATGAGGATAGAGCTTGTTCATttagagaagaagatgatgatgaatgATGATGCAGAAGCAGATTTGTATCCCAGAAGTAGAAGTCATGCAGTTAGAAGGAAAACATGTTGAATATTCTTTAatacctttttattttttaaatttgtaaattgtcattataaaataataattattattattattattattgacatttttaaatatttattatagtaaaaatttaactaatttaagttaaaattagTCAGCTTTTGAGTTATAATTCACATAATTTGAAAAGGTTTGAATTttgtattattaaattttacactATATCAATAACTAAAGACAAATAATTAATGTAATATTAAAACTACATCATTAGTCCAAGTCATTAGCTCCAATCTTTTATTTGATagcaaattataattaatgcaaatatttaaaatttggctaaaaatgaaaattacttacaataatattaaatgaatgatgaaaatatttaattttttttaatttgttcatATTAATACTTCCCTATTATTactaatatttaatttgctgCGTAACAAAAAGTCGTATACGTAGAAAAGTCGTCAACTTATTAGCTAGTTATActataaatatttgataaataatataaagttctAATTTTTATGTCcaatcaacaattacataagtTAGCAGTCAGGGCTTAATCCTGCTGTAAGTACAGTCAGTTGAATTttgaaagattttaaatttaacatcTCAATTTTTCATTCCTTTATAAAAGAATCTGATCGCAGATGATGCTACTGTTGCTTCTCTTTTTCTCAAAGAACCTGATAAATGTTGTGCATATGTAAGTAAAAATTACTAGGCAATAGTACTAATCACACTATTGTTAAAATCATATTTGATTCGTCGAATCGATTTAactaaaatcaaattataatttaatttaatttaagctATTAACGCTATTTTTATTAGAATCGAAATAAATCAAAACGaagcaattaaattttatttaaattaacaaaaaattgattttttgaattaaactatTTCTAACCATACAATAAATAACCTTTCTTAATAAATTCAACTAATTAATTTCAAAGTAATTTTTTTccacttaaaatatatatatatatatatatatatatatatatatatatatatatatatatatatatatatatatataacaatatgctttattaaaatatattaatataaaatgattaCACGACTACCTCATTTATTCATAAAAaggtaaaattataatttaaatcattaatgttattaatattaagttaaattattaCTTTACTTCATGTTTTTTAAGATAGGAaagtacataaaaatttaacatttcatataaaaataatcatatttatttttatttgttattataaaattttaaattattttctaaaaatatttaaattttaaaattttaaatgttagtATGGTTATAAGAAATCTCATGATTATAGGAGATTTATTTAACATAGTTATAACgattattattcttttatatatatatatatatatatatatatatgtaatatcTCTGTAAAATATACACGATAGAAATATACAATTTTCTCATCATTATCTTTACTCTTTTTGCTAATATGGTATTAGAGCCGCAAGATTTCGATTTCTAGTTATTGGGGTCTCTTCTTTTTCTATAATTCTGATTAGCATTTCATCAAGTCATTTAACTCTGCCTGAAATTCACACACTGTTCATCTCTGTTCCATTGCAATCAAGGAACAAATAGAGAAATTTAACATTTCAAAATCTATTGCAACGCTTCTAACTGACTCCAACTATAATCTCTGGCTGGCGAACTATTATCCAATGTTCTTGTCCTCACACCTCTCAGCAGAATGGGCGAGCCGAACGCAAGCATCGCCACATTCTTGATTCTGTGATTTTGATACCAGCTCACCCCATCTGCTCCTGTTGAACCTGCACCAGTTGTTGATTCTATACATGTGCCTGCATCTCCTCCTACCACTACTCTCCGTCGTTCTACCCCTACCTGCTCCTATTAAACCTGCACCAGTTGTTGATTCTGTACTTGTGCCTGCATCTCCTCCTACCACTACTCTCCATCGTTCTACCTGGTCAGTCAGTTTGTGTCTACTCCTTGTTCAACTTATTTCTCAGTGCTTCGAATCCTTCATTATATCAAAGGAACTCCTTTTCATGGTTTACACTTCTATACAGGCTACTCTGATGCTAATTGTGCCGGTGATCTGACTGATCGTCGCTCTACAACTGGTAATTGT
This region of Manihot esculenta cultivar AM560-2 chromosome 10, M.esculenta_v8, whole genome shotgun sequence genomic DNA includes:
- the LOC110624230 gene encoding uncharacterized protein LOC110624230; the encoded protein is MRSKAIKVSKLMQITRAPIRVLCKARDLYVKSMLNFAGSGRVGYGSIGGGTAQLPKSFSVNSSRAVVDDKEFKKLLRLVSTKGISDVETHLRCSGGDRRPYGIESSGMRRSYSVGVGKIGRIDEDRACSFREEDDDE